Proteins encoded in a region of the Corallococcus soli genome:
- the rpmF gene encoding 50S ribosomal protein L32 produces the protein MGVPKKRTSKMRRDRRRAGNNNLRTAVQVIKCSKCKEPVMPHRACAACGNYGGREVIATAAE, from the coding sequence GTGGGAGTTCCCAAGAAGCGGACGTCGAAGATGCGCCGGGACCGTCGTCGGGCGGGCAACAACAACCTGCGGACCGCCGTGCAGGTCATCAAGTGCTCCAAGTGCAAGGAGCCCGTGATGCCGCACCGCGCCTGCGCGGCCTGTGGCAACTACGGGGGCCGTGAAGTCATCGCGACCGCCGCGGAGTAG
- the fabD gene encoding ACP S-malonyltransferase → MAKVAFVFPGQGSQAVGMGKDLYEQFPEARAVFDAVDEALGEKLSTTCFEGPEDALKLTATTQPAILTVSAAVHAVFQKRGPAPAFVAGHSLGEYSALVAAGSLDLRDAARAVRARGTFMQEAVPAGVGAMAAILGLAPDAVKAACDAAAEGEIVSPANYNSPEQTVIAGHAAAVERAGLRCKEAGAKRVMPLPVSAPFHCALMDPVKPKLAEVLAGVRILAPQVPVVSNVEATPNSDASRVVPLLLSQVSAPVRWIECVEALKANGVTHVVELGPGKVLGGLIKRITKDIESFNVENAATLQKVLAALEAA, encoded by the coding sequence ATGGCGAAGGTCGCGTTCGTGTTTCCCGGGCAGGGCAGCCAGGCCGTGGGGATGGGCAAGGACCTCTACGAGCAGTTCCCCGAAGCGCGCGCCGTCTTCGACGCCGTGGACGAAGCGCTCGGTGAGAAGCTCTCCACCACCTGCTTCGAGGGGCCGGAAGACGCGCTGAAGCTCACCGCGACCACCCAGCCGGCCATCCTCACGGTGTCGGCCGCGGTGCACGCGGTGTTCCAGAAGCGCGGCCCGGCCCCGGCGTTCGTCGCGGGCCACTCGCTGGGCGAGTACTCCGCGCTGGTGGCCGCGGGCTCGCTGGATTTGCGGGACGCGGCGCGGGCGGTGCGCGCGCGCGGCACGTTCATGCAGGAGGCGGTGCCGGCGGGCGTGGGCGCCATGGCCGCCATCCTGGGGCTCGCGCCGGACGCGGTGAAGGCCGCCTGCGACGCCGCGGCCGAAGGTGAAATCGTGTCGCCCGCCAACTACAACTCGCCCGAGCAGACCGTCATCGCCGGCCACGCGGCCGCGGTGGAGCGCGCGGGCCTGCGGTGCAAGGAGGCCGGGGCCAAGCGCGTGATGCCGCTGCCCGTCTCCGCGCCCTTCCACTGCGCGCTGATGGATCCGGTGAAGCCGAAGCTCGCGGAGGTGCTCGCGGGCGTGCGCATCCTCGCGCCCCAGGTGCCGGTGGTCAGCAACGTGGAGGCCACGCCCAACTCGGACGCCTCGCGCGTGGTGCCGCTGCTGCTGTCGCAGGTGAGCGCGCCGGTGCGCTGGATTGAGTGCGTGGAGGCCCTGAAGGCGAACGGTGTCACGCACGTGGTGGAGCTGGGGCCGGGCAAGGTGCTGGGCGGCCTCATCAAGCGCATCACCAAGGACATCGAATCGTTCAACGTCGAGAACGCCGCGACCCTGCAGAAGGTGCTGGCGGCGCTGGAGGCAGCATGA
- the fabG gene encoding 3-oxoacyl-[acyl-carrier-protein] reductase has translation MSGFNEKVVLVTGGSRGIGRAVALAFAKAGASTVVISYVGNEAAAQETVGLLQQAGAKAEAIRFDLLDTAACAGAVEGVIKAHGRLDVLVNNAGLAVDGLVMRVKDEDWDKQLDANLRGPFALIRAASRPMMKQKSGAIINITSVVGEMGNPGQAAYSAAKAGLIGMTKSVAKELASRNIRVNAVSPGFIATDMTSHLDDELRQKMVGGIPLARLGNPEEVAGAVVFLASDAASYITGEVLKVNGGMYM, from the coding sequence ATGAGCGGCTTCAATGAGAAGGTGGTGCTGGTCACGGGTGGCTCGCGCGGCATCGGCCGGGCGGTGGCGCTGGCCTTCGCGAAGGCGGGCGCGTCCACCGTCGTCATCAGCTACGTGGGCAACGAAGCCGCCGCCCAGGAGACCGTGGGCCTGCTCCAGCAGGCGGGCGCGAAGGCGGAGGCCATCCGCTTCGACCTGCTGGACACCGCCGCGTGCGCGGGCGCCGTGGAGGGCGTCATCAAGGCGCACGGCCGGCTGGACGTGCTCGTGAACAACGCCGGCCTGGCGGTGGACGGCCTGGTCATGCGCGTCAAGGACGAGGACTGGGACAAGCAGCTGGACGCCAACCTGCGGGGCCCCTTCGCGCTGATTCGCGCCGCCAGCCGCCCCATGATGAAGCAGAAGAGCGGGGCCATCATCAACATCACCTCCGTGGTGGGGGAGATGGGCAACCCGGGACAGGCCGCCTACTCGGCGGCCAAGGCGGGGCTTATCGGCATGACCAAGTCGGTGGCCAAGGAGCTGGCCAGCCGCAACATCCGGGTCAACGCCGTGTCCCCGGGCTTCATCGCGACGGACATGACGTCCCACCTGGACGACGAGCTGCGCCAGAAGATGGTCGGCGGCATCCCGCTGGCCCGCCTGGGCAATCCGGAGGAGGTCGCCGGGGCGGTGGTGTTCCTCGCGAGTGATGCGGCGTCCTACATCACCGGCGAGGTCCTGAAGGTCAACGGCGGCATGTACATGTAA
- a CDS encoding winged helix-turn-helix domain-containing protein — MTRILIIEDEQDLAGLVDYNLRAAGFETDTANTGAGGLARARAQPPDLVLLDLMLPDVAGGEVLRMFKNDPELKKAAVVIVSAKGQEADRIQGLELGADDYVVKPFSVRELLLRVKAVLRRADAEEGPAAVLSAGDIGLDTSRHQVRVKGEEVVLTALEFRLLRTLLERSDRVQTREVLLSDVWGIQAEIHTRTVDTHIKRLREKLGPAGDIIETVRGVGYKLSPP; from the coding sequence ATGACGCGCATCCTCATCATCGAGGACGAGCAGGACCTGGCCGGCCTCGTTGACTACAACCTCCGCGCGGCCGGCTTCGAGACCGACACGGCGAACACCGGCGCGGGGGGCCTGGCCCGGGCCCGGGCGCAGCCGCCGGACCTGGTGCTGTTGGACCTGATGCTGCCCGACGTCGCGGGCGGTGAAGTGCTCCGCATGTTCAAGAACGACCCGGAGCTGAAGAAGGCCGCGGTCGTCATCGTCAGCGCCAAGGGCCAGGAGGCCGACCGCATCCAGGGCCTGGAGCTGGGCGCGGACGACTACGTGGTGAAGCCCTTCTCCGTGCGCGAGCTGCTGCTGCGCGTGAAGGCCGTGCTGCGCCGCGCGGACGCGGAGGAAGGCCCCGCGGCGGTGCTGTCCGCGGGGGACATCGGCCTGGACACGTCGCGCCACCAGGTGCGCGTCAAGGGCGAGGAGGTGGTGCTCACCGCGCTGGAGTTCCGCCTGCTGCGCACCCTGCTGGAGCGCAGCGACCGCGTGCAGACGCGCGAGGTGCTGCTGTCCGACGTCTGGGGCATCCAGGCGGAGATCCACACCCGCACCGTGGACACGCACATCAAGCGCCTGCGCGAGAAGCTGGGCCCCGCGGGCGACATCATCGAGACCGTGCGCGGCGTGGGCTACAAGCTCAGCCCTCCCTGA
- the plsX gene encoding phosphate acyltransferase PlsX, producing MRLVLDAMGGDHAPDAVVEGGVLFARAYPGHELVLVGDATRVRPVLERAGAPANVQLHHASEVVEMDDPATAAFRRKRDSSLRVGFALVRQGEASALVSAGNSGAVMAGGMLTLGRIPGVERPAIAALFPALKGGGRCLLLDAGANVDCRASHLAQFAVLGEAYLRTLLGVKRPRVAVLSNGEEPSKGTQLTRDASALLRRSDLDFVGYVEGKDLFSGDVEVVVTDGFTGNIVLKTSEGVGMGITGLLRQAIEKRGGLPEKLGALLLKPTLAGLRRVMDYAEYGGAPLLGLQGVGIVAHGRSSPRAIHNALVTALQHVRAGVQEELTRCIANAASWLPPHARGRKAETEEVPD from the coding sequence GTGCGGCTCGTCCTCGACGCGATGGGTGGCGACCACGCCCCTGACGCCGTCGTGGAAGGGGGCGTGCTGTTCGCGCGAGCGTATCCCGGGCACGAACTCGTGCTGGTCGGGGACGCCACGCGTGTACGGCCCGTCCTGGAGCGCGCCGGTGCCCCTGCCAACGTCCAGCTCCACCACGCGTCGGAGGTGGTGGAGATGGACGACCCAGCGACCGCAGCGTTCCGACGCAAGCGGGACTCCTCGCTCCGGGTGGGCTTCGCGCTCGTCCGGCAAGGGGAGGCGTCCGCCCTGGTCTCCGCCGGCAACTCCGGCGCGGTGATGGCCGGTGGCATGTTGACGCTCGGCCGCATCCCCGGCGTGGAGCGTCCTGCCATCGCGGCCCTGTTCCCGGCCCTCAAGGGCGGTGGCCGCTGCCTGCTGCTCGACGCGGGCGCCAACGTGGACTGCCGCGCCTCGCACCTGGCCCAGTTCGCCGTGCTCGGCGAGGCCTACCTGCGCACCCTGCTGGGCGTGAAGCGCCCCCGGGTGGCGGTGCTCTCCAACGGCGAGGAGCCCTCCAAGGGCACGCAGTTGACGCGGGACGCCAGCGCGCTCTTGCGGCGCTCGGACCTGGACTTCGTGGGCTACGTGGAGGGCAAGGACCTGTTCTCCGGCGACGTGGAGGTGGTCGTCACTGACGGCTTCACGGGCAACATCGTCCTGAAGACGTCGGAGGGCGTGGGCATGGGCATCACTGGCCTGCTGCGTCAGGCCATCGAGAAGCGCGGCGGCCTGCCGGAGAAGCTGGGCGCGCTGCTCCTTAAACCCACCCTCGCGGGCCTGCGCCGCGTCATGGACTACGCCGAATACGGCGGCGCGCCGCTCCTGGGCCTCCAGGGGGTGGGCATCGTCGCGCACGGCCGGTCGTCCCCCCGCGCCATCCACAACGCGCTCGTCACCGCGCTCCAGCACGTGCGCGCGGGTGTGCAGGAAGAGCTGACGCGCTGCATTGCCAATGCCGCCTCCTGGCTTCCTCCCCACGCGCGGGGAAGGAAGGCGGAGACGGAAGAGGTTCCTGACTAG
- a CDS encoding beta-ketoacyl-ACP synthase III, giving the protein MSRTQILGTGSYAPARVLTNQDLEQLVDTSDAWIRERTGIQERRQAAPDEATSDLAVQASWQALEMAGVAPEALDLIIVGTVTPDMPMPSCAALVQAKLGARRAFAFDVSAACAGGLYALSVADQFVRTGQVKRALVVGAELLTRAVDWSDRNTCVLFGDGAGAMVLGPGPAQDEALDAVAPRGILSTCLRTDGAMADLLCIPAGGSRTPVTADNVDANLHKLKMNGKEVFRFAVRALVESTQASLGAHGMNPGQVDHVIAHQANLRILEAVLARLEIPREKCWLNLHKYGNTSSASLPMSLDEAQRAGRLKRGDVIAMMAIGAGMAWGSAVVRW; this is encoded by the coding sequence GTGTCACGCACCCAGATCCTCGGAACCGGTTCCTATGCTCCCGCGCGCGTCCTGACCAACCAGGACCTGGAGCAGCTCGTCGACACGTCCGACGCGTGGATCCGCGAGCGCACCGGCATCCAGGAGCGCCGTCAGGCCGCGCCGGATGAGGCGACGAGCGACCTGGCCGTGCAGGCGTCCTGGCAGGCGCTGGAGATGGCGGGCGTGGCGCCCGAGGCCCTGGACCTCATCATCGTGGGCACCGTCACCCCGGACATGCCCATGCCTTCGTGCGCCGCGCTGGTGCAGGCGAAGCTGGGCGCCCGGCGCGCGTTCGCCTTCGACGTGTCCGCCGCGTGCGCCGGAGGCCTGTACGCCCTGAGCGTGGCGGACCAGTTCGTGCGCACGGGCCAGGTGAAGCGCGCGCTCGTCGTGGGCGCGGAGTTGCTCACCCGCGCGGTGGACTGGTCCGATCGCAACACCTGCGTCCTCTTCGGGGACGGCGCGGGCGCGATGGTGCTCGGCCCGGGCCCGGCCCAGGACGAGGCCCTGGACGCCGTGGCGCCCCGCGGCATCCTCTCCACCTGCCTGCGCACCGACGGCGCGATGGCGGACCTGCTCTGCATCCCCGCGGGCGGCTCGCGCACCCCCGTCACCGCGGACAACGTGGATGCAAATCTTCACAAGCTCAAGATGAACGGGAAGGAGGTGTTCCGCTTCGCCGTGCGTGCGCTGGTGGAATCCACCCAGGCTTCGTTGGGGGCCCACGGGATGAACCCGGGGCAGGTGGACCACGTCATCGCGCATCAGGCGAACCTGCGAATCCTGGAAGCCGTGCTGGCGCGTCTGGAGATCCCGCGCGAAAAATGCTGGCTCAACCTGCACAAGTACGGCAACACGTCGTCCGCCTCGCTGCCCATGTCGCTGGATGAGGCGCAGCGCGCCGGCCGTCTCAAGCGCGGAGATGTCATCGCGATGATGGCCATCGGGGCGGGCATGGCGTGGGGCAGCGCGGTGGTGCGCTGGTAG
- the fabF gene encoding beta-ketoacyl-ACP synthase II, whose product MSNRRVVITGTGMISALGTGTEKNWQALLAGQSGIGAVTRFDPGKIDARIAGEVKDFQPEQFIDRREVRRMDLFAQYAMAAADMAVKESGLPIGPDAPHGYDPERVGVIVGSGIGGISSLEEQHRKGLEKGFDRLSPFFIIQMIVNMAPGLISMRYNCKGPNWAPVSACATSAHAIGEAWKSIRLGETDAAIAGGAEAAITPLGMGGFSVMKALSTRNDDPAGSSRPFDKDRDGFVMGEGAGIVVLEELESAKKRGANILAEIVGYGANSDAYHVTQPAPEGEGAARCMRLALQSARLRPEEVGYINAHGTSTPFNDANETKALKAVFGDHARKLAVSSTKSMTGHMLGAAGGAEAVVSVRVLTHNVLPPTINQTTPDPDCDLDYVPNQAREARVDAVMSNSFGFGGTNAVLVFKRFT is encoded by the coding sequence GTGTCAAACCGTCGAGTCGTCATCACCGGCACCGGCATGATTTCAGCGCTGGGCACCGGCACCGAGAAGAACTGGCAGGCGCTCCTGGCCGGTCAATCCGGAATCGGTGCGGTCACCCGTTTCGATCCGGGGAAGATCGACGCGCGCATCGCGGGCGAGGTGAAGGACTTCCAGCCCGAGCAGTTCATCGACCGGCGTGAAGTGCGCCGGATGGACCTGTTCGCCCAGTACGCGATGGCCGCGGCCGACATGGCGGTGAAGGAGTCGGGCCTGCCCATCGGCCCGGACGCGCCCCATGGCTATGATCCGGAGCGCGTGGGCGTCATCGTGGGCTCCGGCATCGGGGGCATCTCCTCGCTGGAGGAGCAGCACCGCAAGGGGCTGGAGAAGGGGTTTGATCGGCTGTCCCCCTTCTTCATCATCCAGATGATCGTCAACATGGCGCCGGGCCTCATCTCCATGCGCTACAACTGCAAGGGCCCCAACTGGGCCCCGGTGTCCGCGTGCGCCACCAGCGCCCACGCCATCGGCGAGGCCTGGAAGTCCATCCGCCTGGGTGAGACGGACGCGGCCATCGCCGGCGGCGCGGAGGCGGCCATCACGCCCCTGGGCATGGGCGGCTTCTCCGTGATGAAGGCCCTGTCCACGCGCAACGACGACCCCGCGGGCTCCAGCCGTCCGTTCGACAAGGACCGCGACGGCTTCGTGATGGGTGAGGGCGCGGGCATCGTCGTGCTGGAGGAGCTGGAGTCCGCGAAGAAGCGCGGCGCCAACATCCTCGCGGAGATCGTGGGCTACGGCGCCAACTCGGACGCGTACCACGTCACCCAGCCGGCCCCGGAGGGCGAGGGCGCGGCGCGCTGCATGCGCCTGGCGCTCCAGTCCGCCCGCCTGCGGCCGGAGGAGGTGGGCTACATCAACGCCCACGGTACCTCCACGCCGTTCAACGACGCCAACGAGACCAAGGCCCTCAAGGCCGTGTTCGGCGACCACGCCCGCAAGCTGGCGGTGTCCTCCACCAAGTCGATGACGGGCCACATGCTCGGCGCGGCGGGTGGCGCGGAGGCGGTGGTGAGCGTGCGGGTGCTGACGCACAACGTGCTGCCCCCCACCATCAACCAGACGACGCCGGACCCCGACTGCGACCTGGACTACGTGCCCAACCAGGCGCGCGAGGCCCGGGTGGACGCGGTGATGAGCAACTCGTTCGGCTTCGGTGGCACCAACGCGGTGCTGGTGTTCAAGCGCTTCACCTGA
- a CDS encoding YceD family protein, which produces MLVKIEQIKDAGLKLDEPIALGLLSEVLGGAASGHDTGFQPTQPSTLHASLRKLSGGVLLQGSFTLNITAPCKRCLTDVKMDLPVSFTLNLVPESLARGDDFKDDDEKVMEKKERAQGESGGTFAINDTDEQVFDGKTIDLDPIVREQVLLALPMSAVCRDDCQGLCAQCGQNLNEKKCGCTPKVSDPRLSPLMNIKLN; this is translated from the coding sequence ATGCTCGTAAAGATTGAACAAATCAAAGATGCGGGGCTCAAGCTCGATGAGCCCATCGCTCTTGGGCTCCTGTCGGAGGTCCTGGGTGGCGCGGCGTCGGGTCACGACACCGGCTTCCAGCCGACCCAACCGTCCACGCTCCATGCCTCCCTGCGCAAGCTCAGTGGCGGTGTGCTGCTGCAGGGCAGCTTCACGCTCAACATCACGGCCCCCTGCAAGCGCTGCCTCACCGACGTGAAGATGGACCTGCCGGTGTCCTTCACCCTCAACCTGGTGCCGGAGTCGCTGGCCCGGGGGGATGACTTCAAGGACGACGACGAGAAGGTCATGGAGAAGAAGGAGCGCGCCCAGGGCGAGTCGGGCGGCACCTTCGCCATCAACGATACGGATGAGCAGGTGTTCGACGGAAAGACGATCGATCTGGATCCGATCGTCCGAGAACAGGTATTGCTCGCCCTCCCGATGAGCGCGGTCTGCCGGGATGACTGCCAGGGGCTCTGTGCGCAGTGCGGCCAGAACCTCAATGAGAAGAAGTGCGGTTGCACGCCGAAGGTCTCCGACCCTCGACTGTCGCCGCTGATGAACATCAAGCTGAACTGA
- a CDS encoding sensor histidine kinase — MPLRSTLLALLVPALLVGTLLVLFGHPTGALAAGLVTLAGSALALGTSRVAMERQLRALTQKTQSLAEGVMSPASLERTDDLAQLEDAIDTLDDRLSTRNAALNQEARILTAVLDGMAEGLWVTDAEGTVVRHNDALAEMLRPAQGAIVGQRPLALIRNEALNDAVARACQEGASTRLELTLEGLFSRTLAVRVTPVGRDLPGSAAVFHDVTELRRLEKVRKDFVANVSHELRTPITAIRGYAETLQGGALNDAQAAPRMVEIIHRQSERLSELVEDLLELSRLESREMTFQRTEVPLALALSRAAEGVRPKAEGKNQQLGLHIPPGLVALGDGRAIEQVLLNLLDNAVKYTPSGGRVDVDGAYEGGRCVVRVRDTGVGIEPKHLSRIFERFYRVDKGRSRDMGGTGLGLSIVKHLMGAMDGEVKVESQPNEGSTFVIFLPSAAGPTAATG, encoded by the coding sequence ATGCCCCTGCGCTCCACGCTCCTGGCCCTGCTGGTCCCCGCCCTGCTGGTGGGTACGCTGCTCGTGCTGTTCGGACACCCCACGGGCGCGCTCGCCGCGGGCCTCGTCACGCTCGCGGGCTCCGCGCTGGCGCTGGGGACGAGCCGCGTGGCCATGGAGCGCCAGCTGCGCGCCCTGACCCAGAAGACGCAGTCGCTGGCCGAGGGCGTCATGTCCCCCGCCAGCCTGGAGCGCACGGACGACCTGGCGCAGTTGGAAGACGCCATCGACACGCTGGATGACCGGCTGTCCACGCGCAACGCGGCCCTCAACCAGGAGGCGCGCATCCTCACCGCCGTGCTGGACGGCATGGCGGAGGGACTCTGGGTGACGGACGCCGAGGGCACCGTGGTGCGCCACAACGACGCGCTGGCGGAGATGCTGCGCCCCGCGCAGGGCGCCATCGTGGGGCAGCGGCCGCTCGCGTTGATCCGCAACGAGGCCCTCAATGACGCGGTGGCCCGCGCCTGCCAGGAGGGCGCGTCCACGCGGCTGGAGCTGACCCTAGAGGGGCTGTTCTCCCGCACGCTGGCGGTGCGCGTGACGCCCGTGGGCCGCGACCTGCCCGGCAGCGCCGCCGTCTTCCACGACGTCACCGAGCTGCGCCGGCTGGAGAAGGTCCGCAAGGACTTCGTGGCCAACGTGTCCCACGAGCTGCGCACGCCCATCACCGCCATCCGGGGCTACGCGGAGACGTTGCAGGGCGGCGCGCTCAACGACGCCCAGGCCGCCCCCCGGATGGTGGAGATCATCCACCGCCAGTCCGAACGGCTCTCCGAGCTGGTGGAGGACCTGCTGGAGCTGTCCCGCCTGGAGTCGCGCGAGATGACCTTCCAGCGCACCGAGGTGCCGCTCGCGCTGGCCCTCTCCCGCGCCGCCGAGGGCGTCCGCCCCAAGGCCGAGGGCAAGAACCAGCAGCTGGGCCTCCACATCCCGCCGGGGCTGGTGGCCCTGGGGGATGGGCGGGCCATCGAGCAGGTGCTCCTCAACCTGCTCGACAACGCGGTGAAGTACACGCCCTCCGGAGGACGGGTGGACGTGGACGGAGCGTATGAAGGCGGCCGCTGCGTGGTGCGCGTGCGCGACACAGGCGTGGGAATCGAGCCCAAGCATCTTTCCCGGATTTTCGAGCGATTCTACCGGGTGGACAAGGGTCGCAGCCGGGACATGGGGGGCACGGGGCTGGGCCTTTCCATCGTGAAGCACCTGATGGGCGCGATGGACGGGGAGGTGAAGGTGGAGAGCCAGCCGAACGAGGGCAGCACCTTCGTCATTTTTCTACCCTCTGCGGCTGGCCCGACGGCGGCGACGGGCTAG
- a CDS encoding metallophosphoesterase family protein, which yields MRVAILADIHGNLPACEAVLDDITKSVAPDYIVAAGDLALRGAHPRETVELLFSRCHALIMGNTDAYLAGNYLGGAYRERDHWKTELLRWTRDQLGDALLQQLGQMPFSLRYTPRKGQDLFICHANPRNLEESLDPTLDDHAVRRFFTHLDAAACAFGHLHFPYRRRVGRMLIADVASAGIPRDGDLRPAYGVFTFTPKGWRVQIRRVRYPVRKATQALTARRVPGGPLLIHKLVEARYRHHNALMEAARRHSGLPPPGPVLRPPPGASGAPGAARPALAAPFENGPPPEVDPSTLPTDMDGTVTGAAPLPLDALNDLDG from the coding sequence ATGCGGGTCGCCATCCTCGCGGACATTCACGGAAACCTTCCGGCCTGCGAGGCCGTGCTGGACGACATCACCAAATCGGTGGCGCCGGATTACATCGTCGCGGCCGGAGACCTGGCCCTGCGCGGGGCCCATCCGCGTGAGACGGTGGAGCTGCTCTTCAGCCGCTGCCACGCGCTCATCATGGGCAACACCGACGCGTACCTGGCCGGCAACTACCTGGGCGGCGCGTACCGCGAGCGGGACCACTGGAAGACGGAGCTTCTGCGCTGGACGCGCGACCAGCTGGGCGACGCGCTGTTGCAGCAGCTGGGGCAGATGCCCTTCTCGCTGCGCTACACGCCGCGCAAGGGGCAGGACCTGTTCATCTGCCACGCCAACCCGCGCAACCTGGAAGAGTCGTTGGATCCCACGCTGGACGACCACGCCGTGCGCCGCTTCTTCACGCACCTGGACGCGGCCGCGTGCGCCTTCGGCCACCTGCACTTCCCCTACCGGCGGCGCGTGGGCCGGATGCTCATCGCGGACGTGGCCAGCGCCGGCATCCCGCGCGACGGCGACCTGCGCCCCGCCTACGGCGTCTTCACCTTCACCCCCAAGGGCTGGCGCGTGCAGATCCGCCGCGTGCGCTACCCGGTGCGCAAGGCCACCCAGGCCCTCACCGCGCGCCGCGTGCCCGGCGGGCCGCTGCTCATCCACAAGCTCGTGGAGGCCAGATACCGCCACCACAACGCCCTGATGGAGGCCGCGCGGCGGCACTCGGGGCTGCCTCCTCCGGGGCCCGTGCTGCGGCCGCCTCCCGGCGCCTCCGGGGCCCCCGGCGCGGCCCGGCCCGCGCTCGCCGCGCCGTTCGAGAACGGACCTCCGCCCGAGGTCGACCCCTCCACCCTGCCCACCGACATGGACGGCACGGTGACGGGCGCGGCGCCGCTGCCGCTCGACGCGCTCAACGACCTGGACGGGTGA
- a CDS encoding S1C family serine protease, which produces MVWWTVGLSVVAVSLATAGAQPPPPAPPPAAEPPSQAAGTPPAAPFCEGEYADSYSALSAQARAFEQAVKKKYTYCVRSTAVYECLSYGAEGNVRRTRTSVSAHGTAFAYRQQAGETLLLTNEHVVEWPDVTSDADAVENVPSGCKRVKDGLSIVENEADAYDRDDIPLSKAVVDPQLDLAVIKSKTPLTVLPWKVGRSAGVRERDVVDVRGFPLGVFNATNMGKVISAYDRDEYKEWYHDDFVIDALLSQGNSGSPVLAISCKTGEFELVGVYHAGYSRGSALNVVVGIDQARDLMNNLRRTPRRAEASPPLDALARARMRKRAEVSATPFFPFGSRTAAVFPRADGTLLFALYGQDFPRRVHPLVVLEDLPAASVDQGFGRAGRVWFGGERGLLERTRAEQDAELQQQLARLLDALRRDATLAFSYQDSLPASDESRQTFDTSARLNKTLERTIVAHRELSDAAAELADRFAPDVTESATRTESVLKNPPPPGIHLGSASEPAGASPANPPPPRDSGARQPARSAKDGPPSRR; this is translated from the coding sequence ATGGTCTGGTGGACGGTCGGACTGTCGGTGGTGGCGGTATCCCTGGCCACGGCGGGTGCGCAGCCCCCTCCCCCCGCGCCGCCTCCCGCCGCCGAGCCTCCGTCTCAGGCCGCCGGCACGCCGCCCGCCGCGCCCTTCTGCGAGGGCGAGTACGCGGACAGCTACAGCGCGCTGTCCGCCCAGGCGCGCGCCTTCGAGCAGGCGGTGAAGAAGAAGTACACGTACTGCGTGCGCAGCACCGCCGTGTACGAGTGCCTGTCCTACGGCGCGGAGGGCAACGTGCGGCGCACGCGCACGTCGGTATCCGCGCACGGCACGGCGTTCGCGTACCGGCAGCAGGCCGGAGAGACGCTGCTGCTCACCAACGAGCACGTCGTGGAGTGGCCGGACGTCACCAGCGACGCGGACGCGGTGGAGAACGTGCCGTCCGGCTGCAAGCGCGTGAAGGACGGCCTGAGCATCGTGGAGAACGAGGCGGACGCGTACGACCGCGACGACATCCCGCTGTCCAAGGCGGTGGTGGATCCACAGCTGGACCTGGCCGTCATCAAGTCGAAGACGCCGCTGACGGTGCTGCCGTGGAAGGTGGGCCGCAGCGCGGGCGTGCGCGAGCGCGACGTGGTGGACGTGCGCGGCTTCCCGCTGGGCGTCTTCAACGCCACCAACATGGGCAAGGTCATCTCCGCCTACGACCGCGACGAGTACAAGGAGTGGTACCACGACGACTTCGTCATCGACGCGCTCCTGTCCCAGGGCAACTCGGGGTCGCCCGTGCTGGCCATCTCCTGCAAGACGGGCGAGTTCGAGCTCGTCGGCGTCTACCACGCGGGCTACTCGCGCGGCAGCGCGCTCAACGTGGTGGTGGGCATCGACCAGGCGCGCGACCTGATGAACAACCTGCGCCGGACGCCCAGGCGCGCGGAGGCGAGCCCGCCCCTGGATGCGCTGGCGCGCGCGCGCATGCGCAAGCGCGCGGAGGTGTCCGCCACGCCCTTCTTCCCCTTCGGCTCGCGCACCGCGGCGGTGTTCCCCCGCGCGGATGGCACGCTGCTCTTCGCGCTGTACGGCCAGGACTTCCCGCGCCGCGTGCATCCGCTCGTCGTGCTGGAGGACCTGCCCGCGGCCTCCGTGGACCAGGGCTTCGGACGCGCGGGCCGCGTCTGGTTCGGCGGGGAGCGGGGCCTGCTGGAGCGCACGCGCGCGGAGCAGGACGCGGAGCTCCAGCAGCAGCTCGCGCGCCTGCTGGATGCGCTGCGCCGGGACGCGACGCTCGCGTTCTCCTACCAGGACTCACTGCCCGCCTCCGACGAGTCCCGACAGACCTTCGACACGTCCGCCCGCCTCAACAAGACGCTGGAGCGCACCATCGTCGCGCACCGCGAGCTGAGTGACGCCGCCGCGGAGCTGGCGGATCGCTTCGCCCCGGACGTCACCGAGTCCGCGACCCGCACCGAGTCCGTGCTG
- the acpP gene encoding acyl carrier protein: MTTATVNVEAKIKSIIADQLGVGEDEIKPESSFIEDLGADSLDIVELVMAMEEEFEVEIPDDEAENIKTVGDAINYVKTHKK, translated from the coding sequence ATGACGACTGCCACCGTGAACGTCGAAGCCAAGATCAAGTCCATCATCGCCGACCAGCTCGGAGTGGGAGAGGACGAGATCAAGCCCGAGTCCTCCTTCATCGAGGACCTGGGCGCGGACAGCCTCGACATCGTCGAGCTGGTGATGGCGATGGAAGAGGAGTTCGAGGTCGAGATCCCCGACGACGAGGCGGAGAACATCAAGACCGTCGGCGACGCCATCAACTACGTGAAGACCCACAAGAAGTAG